The nucleotide sequence TGAATACGCCGAGAATCCGGTTCCGGTCTTTTCTATAACGATAAGGTAACGGCTCATGATTCGCTTCCCCTGGCAATCTGCGACTGCTTCAGAATACTGTTGAATGTACCACTGGCCATGTCATCATTCAGTTTTCCCGCAACCGTTACGAGTCCTTCCTTCCAAGGATGCTTGTAC is from Gemmatimonadota bacterium and encodes:
- a CDS encoding type II toxin-antitoxin system HicA family toxin, with protein sequence MKVREIIRLIEKDGWYLVRTRGSYRQYKHPWKEGLVTVAGKLNDDMASGTFNSILKQSQIARGSES